TTTCATTCATGTCTAGAGTTTTAGCAGTAATTCCAGTTTCCAGGGACTTTAGAAGAGAGTTCTCTCAGCTGTTCGTTTTCACTGCAAGCTCCAACTAGCAGCAACATTCAGAATCTATTAATACATACTAATATACAGCAACCAAACCCGTGCCAATATGTGCAGTCTCTTGCTAATATATAAACTCGGCATGAGAGAAAGCTCGCACCttttatttaagtgatttttataCTTAAACAGTGTCAATACTATCCAATAAGTATATTGTGTAAACACTATAAAAAAAGTGTCCTAATTATTTCCCAAATGACTGATCAATTGATGTATTTTTATGATGAATTAGGTTTCACATGTAGCTAATAAATTTTGTTCACATAAAATAACACGTGTGGTTATTCTATATGAGTAGTGCCAACTCTATGAAGGTATATAATACATACTAATATGATGGGTTAGGTTTAAATATATCAGGGGATAAGAATAACAATGGTTTCAAGAAAAATATTAAGTGTGACAAAATGGGCTAAATTCCTAGCAGACTATGTCATAATTAAAGTTTGggaaggcttagcctccccaaaaatAATTCAGCTGCTATATGTTCCTATATAATTATAAGTTCTCTAATAGAAACCTTTGTATCGTAtcctccccaaacaaaaactTTACCTCCCCTGCTAAGTATCTTGCTCATTTGTCCAACCATACCAATGGGCTGCACTATTCTAGGCACAAGTACAAGCCTGTGCAACTAATGACCACCCAGAGACATTATACAGTTCTCCCAGAAACAAACCCAGctgaatgaatgaaaaatgtttgtttgtgaGGGAACCATAACATGAACAGATACTGTGCCAATAACAAATGAAACTCTTTAATGGAAAGGAACAATATACATGATCTATAATAAAAGCTTTTATTCTTATTTCAAATGCATAAAGCAAAATAAGAAATGATCATACACACCACTGTACTTGAGAAGCATGATAGAGAAGAACatgtaatgaatgcatattggtaCCTAAGAAATGCACTGAACAAGGCACAGTCACTTCTGGACAGGAGAGCATTTATTTTCCTGACTTTATTCTATTACTTGAAAGTCTTCGAATAGTGTTAGTTATCCAGCATTTTATCTGCCCAAAGGAAGCAActctaaatgtattattattatagtgtgtatagCTTTAAAATAGTACTTGGGATCCCTTACCATAAGGATCAATAATTGTTTAAGAGGCATAACCTCCTAGGCTGCCACCATCACACTTCTGTGCAATAAATAGGTAAATAGGTAATGCGATCAAGTGAGACGTGAGTTCCCAGTAATGGCAAATGGAACACAATGGTGTAAGTTTAGGTCAGACCCAAACTGGAAATCTGtggggtctggcaaatgccagaggggctgctgtaagatgccatcgtcagtcactatttattgggtctatagtggctgtttggggctctgtgtacttgaaatgccagggcctattttgaattccagttcgAGCCTGGTTTAGGTACATACCTTGCAGTGGCCCCAAGTGAAATTAATAGATTTTCTGTGTGTTCCCTCTTATAGCAGAACAGGGGTTAATTGATCCAAAtgaacaaacatacaaaaaatccACTGCATGGAAATAACACCATGTGTAAGGGCCATAAAGAGATGAGAATAAGGTGATACATCTGATGCGAAGCTGAGTAGGTGAACAACCCTGAAATGCCAAATGCAGATGAACTGCTACATGTTGCGTGTCCTCTGGGCTAATTCATCCCGTGTGGAAATAGCCCAAACCACAGTGAAACTTTGTAGGTTTTGTTGAAGTGGCCTACCTGTAGGGAGATTAAGAGAGATAAAAGTCTCTTATTCAAGGTCTACTTAAGGTTGTAACTACTGATACACAAGTATGATAATAAAAGATGCTCATTTGTGGTTTGCATTTAGGGtagctttctgcaaaatattaGGACATTTATGCTTAATGGAACTTTAGGACAAAAGCCCTATTGCTGGAAGACAGTTTTCTAAAGATAAGGTGTAAATAAACCTGTCTTGCCCTCAACCACCAATGCTTTACACAGTGCGGCCGtttggcttggcctgcccctgaatACAGCTGTCAGCTCATATACTAGTGAGCATATATATGGAGCAACAACGTGCATTATACATCCtaaggcagtacaggtatgggatctattatctggaatgcttaggacctgaggttttctggataagggtttttttttttctataatgtgGATCACCGTACCttaaagtcaaaatttaaaaagcatactgcccaatagtcctcctattgtttagtagaaACGCCtcacaggcagccatctttaaaagggtattctcccttcctttccctcctggcttcatactgcacatgtgtttcattccctccccccccctcccctctggcagatccgcttctgattggctggtgggcatgtgtagctcagaacaggagacaggatcaagttacacacatgctcagagaataggaaggctgccgctggcacctacaggaaggggagagagatttcagtgatgtcactgtaggcttcacactgctgtaggctgccagcaccatatctcagagaagcaagcagggatctgggatttagatatacagtaagtacttaaaaagaatgcctttagacttacttttaatttatattaacctttccttgtcctttaaaggagacattttatataaagttcatattcagttataatattcatcctccctcaaaatgtgaaatgctgcagaaagatgttttgaaagcattttacctcctaaaactgccattatatgagagctgcagagacaaccactcaagtctgagtgcattgtaaaaatttatgctatatcccccttaagtctactatactgggtctctggataacagatcccatacctgaaatattatttttatgcGAGCAAGTTACTTGGCAAGTATCACAGTAGTATGCACCAATGATTTACTCATTAACTCTGAGAGAAATGAAGGGAGCTATATTACTACAAATAAGACACCACCAATGTGTAAAGGCTGATGTCCCACTAGGAGAAAAGCAGCTGCTATGTCGCTAGATATAGTTAGCTAGGGTAGCTACAAGTAGCAGGAGGGTTTCAGGGACACATTTAGAAAATACAGCTagaagcacttacagaaacactgcactgagtcctctatcaaaagaaacacaggatttattgttttcttttctgtACACATGCTCTTCTGTgacagacttccttctctcagaaaaatccttcagggcacggcacaagtctGTTCAGTTTactcctctccccccctcccaactgtgctgcaatctgagctaccagcagccagatctgcagcacagaagctactgagaccgagctaataTGGCAGCCgccatcttaaacaaacagaggaagcttctagggctctttactcaggtatggtaatgctttccgcagaataaatatagtgttctaggtggcactaatgtggcagtaaaatgccaaaatgcctttccttctcctttaaggctcccAAGCCATAAGGATTGCAGGGCCTAATTTAGAGAAAGCCCTATAGTTTGTCTAAGTTAAAATCCCAATTCAATACTTATAGCAAACCTGAATCAAAGAGTGTCagagagaaataaatacaaattgctaTGTGTTAGGTCAGTGCTTCCTGTGTTACATTTTTTATCTATTTGTATGTATTCATATTTATTGATATCTTTTAATCCATACTAAAAATACTTCACACATACATCTGAGGAAATTGGCCCCATATATCCTCTAAATTAATCTAAAGTGTCACAAATAGAACAGATATacaaatcctatatatatatggttaaatacatgtataaatattCATACACAGAAACAGATGAGGGGAAGTCAGGAAATTAAGGCTATTAATGTACTTTACCAATGTCTATAATTGTTTAGGACACTAAGGCCATTGCATAATGCTTATAATTTATGTTTATGTGaggtgcatttatatataatgaataCTCACCTCACAATTAAAACTAATATAATAATCTTTTATATTATCTAATTAGCTGCAAGGGATCACTGCTTATTGTGAGGTGATATGTTTAATGGTACATAATGATTTTATTATGCACTTGTGCAAACTGGGAGTGGTGCTGATATCAATCTCTGTTTTAGGCTGATTaggtgatttcagtgaaattgcggaagtttcctctcaaggcaacttccacgatttccctgaaatcgcgccgccgcatatgccatctcaccggcgacttacattttcgccggtgggatgccattttggggatattagttgcccacgaacagggagatttgtcgcgggcgactaatctccccgtgtgccagagcccttaagagggATTAGGATAGCTGCATATATTAAAAGTGTCTCAGtattaatatatttacatttgattTGTTTTTAACTCCATTTGGGGGGGGGACAGGTGTCTGGAAATTGTTAGCTCCCTGCAAACCAGCCTGATATCAGGGGGTTTAGTAAGTACAACAGGACTAAAGTGCAGAGTAAATATGGTAGTCTTGGGGGGTCCCAGACATTAATATCTAATAATGTGGAACCCCTGTGGCTTGTAGAGAGACACTGTGGTGCAGTGAGTCAGTAAACAGTACCATTTGTCATTGCAACTTGCATCTccagggccactttaaggtaccagtggaccctgggcaaaatttcaatTGTGGACCCCCACTGTTTCAAgtaatttgtgatagaataagcCTCAAGCACATGAAGTTCAATAAGGCAGGCTGTGAAGAAATGGTAGAGCTCTTTTAAAATAAGGGGTCGGTTCAGAAGGGGTCCAGTTTTGCTAAAGTTATCCCATATAAAAGGTGTGGTAGATGgtcccctatcctggtgggccctgggcaaatgccccctccccccactttttttttttaaacagccagGCCCATCCCCTTCCTGTCAGTCACACACAGTTTGCTGAAAAGGAAACAGAACGGGCTATGGCTGGTAGATAGCTGTCTGCTTGAACAGAGGGGCTGCCACTGAAAATAATGTACATGAAGTATAGTAGCTAGTGGAGCATGTTAAATCAAAACACGGGGAGCATACAGGTGAAGACAAGGTGTCAAGGAGCTATATAGAATGAATGATGGGATTGTGAAACATaccaaataatgtattttataagGGATGCTTTGCGAGTATACAGAATGATGGTTATTTGGATACATTGGATGAAGCATACTGAATGGTAAGCAAATAAGAGAATAAAGGAGGATACAGATATAAAGGCGAATACAGATCAGTAGAAACAATGGAATAGGAGAATATGCAGGAAGATGGGCACAAGCCAGAAATGAAAGGATAAGACGCAATACATTtgaaatactgtacaggtatgggatcccttatccatatcCCTTTTATAAAAAAAGCTCCAAACTATGTTATGTTTTAATCCTTCGTCTCTTTAGtgataaaacagtgccttgtacttgatggtaactaagctgaatgTATCCATATTAAtgacaaaaccatcctattgggtttatatgatgtttaaataatattaatagagttaaggtatggatatccaaatcacagaatgatcccttatccggaaaaccccaggtcctatatAAATGTGTATCAATGTATATAAATTTAATCTCTGTAGAAAAGGTGTTGCTAAAGAGACAATATGCCAAATGTAGGGTCTAAATGTAAGTATATATTGTTGCTGGGGAGACCATGCATTGGGGGAAGGGCCTACATGTCAGCCTGTATGGGGCCCAATGGTTTATAATGGCTGCTCTGCCTGCAATTTTTGAGGTacgtatatatttgtattattttaatattaaattatcACTACAATTATTAGATTTGTTTTCTTTCTCtaatgatttctgtttttattttcaatatttaatatatCATAGGAGGCACCAACTTAACAGACCACAGATAAGAATCTATTGGCTATGTTAGAGCACCTGTCCCATGACCTGTTTTATTACTCCACTCCCCTTCCCATGTGTGCATGGCTAATATTGAGTTCTAATCTCTTATTGCaccaaaaaatataaatcaaCAACATCATCCATGTTAAATCTAGGTAATGATaacatttgattaaaaaaacagcaaaaggGCAATTTCCACATTCGGTATAATGATTACATGAATTGGCATACTACGAGTCAGTGAATCCCTGATACAGGTTAAGCAAGGGCAAAAGTAAAGTAAGGACATGCACTTGGAACATTGATTGTAATATATCAGTAGGAAATGTAGTTACTGCATCTAATGCATTACTGTCTGGCCAATCCTTAATGGCATCATTATTAGAATAGTGCTTTGTCAGATTTTAAGACCAACTACACAATGCCAGCAAACGCACATCAAGTGAAATGAGGACAGAGAATAATTTCCATGTACCTGGCATGGCCCAGCGAATCTGGCATTTATCAGAAGGGAAGCGAAGGAAACCTCAGAACTGCTGGTTACGTTTACTATTTGAGCTCGGCCAATCACTGCTGCTTGTTGCTGTATACCAGATACATAGACCTATGGCTTTTACAATATTATTTCTTGGCTGATCTGGAAAGTAGAAAGTTTGGTAATACAGAGGAATGTAGCAATCATACTCATTGGAGAAATGAATGTGCAGCCCTAATCAACATTAGTTAAATGTTGAATATGTGGGTCAGATGTTGAAGGTAGCTAAAGTTTAGCCTTAGAATTCTTACCCATTAAGTGGGTCTGCCCCCGCTGTAAACATGGACAGCATAAAAAAGTGGGTCATTGCAATGGCATCACTGCCCAGGCAGTTCCAGGTTGCCAAGTCAAAAAATGGCACCAGCTGCATGTATACTGACATCTAGTAAAGACCTACAGAAGGGTTAGGTGTAGAATATAGTTACCACAGTGGCAATAATGGAAGAAAAGAGGTACTGTAGAACATTGCTAAATTACTCAAAGAAACAATGTCCTTAACAGTGTTAAGGGTTATACTAGGCAATTATGGCAGTTAATGAAGCAGTATAATAATGAGTCAACACATGATCATGCGGTTATCTAGCCAATCAGTGGTCAGATTGTTGGACCATTTTGATTGCAGATGTTAATGCTATAGAAACAGCTTTGGAAATGGTTCCTTAGCTTTGTAGTGATTCAAAAATTACTTTGGTATACACTAAAACTTCCTTCATTACAATAACGGAGATATAGCAACTGAGAATCCAGCTCATTATTTTGCAGTTGTCCAAATTGGACAAAAACTTGAATACATATTTTTACTGTAGtagttgtaaaaataaataaaacatctttctgtactttaaaaaaaaaaatcttaaacacCCATTCACCTAGTTCCACCATTCCTCACACCAGACAGCTTTTACGTTATACATTTTAGCATCATTCATCCAATTAAAAATCTACAGATCTCTCCAATCTGTTCCCTGCAAAAGAATGTATTTAAAACATTCCTAACAATTTTAGCTTACCCTGAAAATGATGACTTATGAGTCAATAAATCCTGTAACTCAAGGACCTCAAGCAGCTAAAGGATCTCAAGTGTCCAATAATTAAGACCATTGGGCAACACATGTTGTAGACAATGGTGCAATCAGCACAGCTATAGTGTAAAAAGGGGCTGCATAGGTTAGTGCCAAGTTTCTTGTTTTGCCTGCGTGATCTACAAACGACTATATAACATTTGATATGGGAGATCAACTAGAACAAACATTGTCCTCATTTCATGCATGAGGTTAAGCAACTCTCACCAGCAGTGAGGCTATATAAAAATAGAACTTTAGCAGAAGACGGTTCAGTTCCGCTATAATAATATTGGAAGTGCTTTCTGCTGCTCGCGGGTGGCCTTCATATTCTTACCATGTACATTTGGTAAGAAAAATATCAAACTCAGGAAGACAATAATAAAAATAGCCTATAATATCCGTACAGCACATGGACACCTGGAATCACAAGTTTTTTCCAGAGTGCAAGCTTCATCAGTATAAACACTGTAATAGTTTCTGATGCATTATTCCGAATCTCTTAATTCTTGCCGGGCCACAGCACGACGTTTGCCTCGTTCTGTTCTTGGGAGTTTTGCTTTGACGATCGGAATGGTGGAAGGCGTGTCATCATCTTGTGTGGATAGGCCTTCAGGCCATTGTGTTGCAAGTCTTCTGTCAGCATAGTTATGACCtgacatagttttatgggattTGGCTTCTGGTCTCTGTCGTGATGTATGTACAAATGTCTTTGGGTATAAAAAGAGTGCAGGGTCCGGCATAGGTTCAATATCATCAAGGTTGCACACTGGTTCTCTGAGAAAAGAATCACTTGACATGGAAGTACAGGGCAGATCTGCCAAAGCCTGCTTCCCAGCATTACTGTTTCTATATATTCTGTTTTTGACTTTTACTTCATGATTCGACTGCCTCGGCACAGTGATAGCTGGGGAGGCACATGTAGCCTGGCAGCTCTGATGGGCACTGTGAAGTTTCTGTTGTGCAGTGTGCAGCTGGAAAGAAAGATATGCTGCAGCTTCAGTCTGCTTTTGGAGCTCTGTGTTTAGAATAGTCACTCGATGGCTCCTTCTCTTTACCTCTTCTAAGAACCTTCTCTCTTTATCTCTTAACCTAGATCTTAGAGCGGCCACACGGTTCTCACGGTGATAGAGCTCCTTTTTTAGACTGAAGCCAATCTGCTCCTTTTCATGGTAGCTGGCCTCTAGTATCCGACATTTTTCTTCCATCTCTTGATCAATCTGATCTATGTGAAAAGATACATAGCAATTAAATGACAGTTTATCAGGTATACTAATATGACCAATACGTTTTTTAATTCCATACATGTTTCATAAATAAGCAAGACTGTTTGAAAACCTGATCTAAAATTGAAAGTCAAGTCACAATGTACTTGTGGTTTATAGaagcacaataaaaaaataaaaacagcagcGCAGTAAGGAGCCCCTTTATAATAAAATGATCCTTATCTCACAACCTCAGAGGCTGCAGCCGGGGGAAGGCTGACATTTGTTTTCAGTAAACTGGTAATTTGTTTCCTGGGTGCTTTATCCAAATTAGAATGTGAGTTTACTtttagattttgccctgtttatggcaaaaaaaattaattaataattaaatgaaaTAGGAGGTATTGTACCCAATGAAAGCATTGCTAAGATCtgcagaaagcaaataattttaatactGTTCTTCATATTCTGTTTATAGTTTGACACTGTTCAaaactagctgctgattggttgtcattTGGACTGCACTTGCAAAATTATTTGAAAGTTTGGCCAATATTAATTGTAACGATAAAGGCAATATCTCCTACCCCAGTAATGGCCTGTAGTGTCCTAACCAAACAGCTACACATTGCATCCCTTAAGCTTTACCTGACCCTGACATCTATTAAAGTCAGTGAAGATTTTTCCTTAGTATTGTAGCTTTACCTTTTACCCCCTTAATAGAAACCAAATAAGCCATAAGCTCCTTGTCAGTTTCTCCCAGCTAATATTGCTCTCATGTTGTTGctcattataaataaaacatcagCAGCATCCTCCCTAGTCCCCACCCAGAACCATGTGCAGTTCTGCAATCCCCACCCGTGTCTGGCAGAAAGAGGCCCATGTGCTCTTCATACTAAGGAACCAAGCCACCTCTCAGAGCTGCTGGAGGATTTGGGGAGTTGCTCTTTGGCAACAGCTGGAGAGCGAAACATTCGTTGTAACTGTCCTTTGATTTAGCTTTGCTTATTTGTTAATCCCTCCCCAGCACTGCATAAATGTtcatattattaaaggggaacatcaCCCAAAAACTGATTTTTACATTACGAAGgaaaatttaattctaagcagctttttacTACAGGCATAGCGTCCCTCATttggaaacctattatctagaaagctctgaatcatTCAAAGACCATCaaccataaagtccattttaagcaaataattttaatttaatttttctctgtaattataaaacattgccttgtaTTTAATCCTAACTAAGCAGCATGAACCCATATTGGGGAATAATAGCTCCTATATATGTGTCCATTAATTCAACAGTTTTAATGGTTTTATGGTTATCAGTAATGTAAAACAGCATTTGcactgttctctggttctgacttaaAACAATGTGACAGAAAACGGGTCTTTTCTGGGTCTATTAGTTAAACTCCGAAACAATGAGTAGTGCAGCAAAGTGGGAATGGTGGTGGGCTGGGGGCACAGCGGGAGTGGGGAGCGGCAGTGGCTGAGTAGTAGGCACTTGAATCAGGTATCTGGTGGGACCCAGctaccccagtccgactctgtttACTATAGTAACATGCATAAGGCTTATGAGAGCACATAAGTGACATGTTAACAGGGCATGCagaaattaaatacaggtatgggacctgttatccagaatgcatgggatctAGGGTTTTCCAGGTCTTTCTttgaatttggatcacc
This sequence is a window from Xenopus tropicalis strain Nigerian chromosome 2, UCB_Xtro_10.0, whole genome shotgun sequence. Protein-coding genes within it:
- the LOC100494383 gene encoding coiled-coil domain containing 92B codes for the protein MMETQSLERQNESMERNIAFLKKGHMELLQDLHLEILRLQKHCKELTMELESKQIELSQQDQIDQEMEEKCRILEASYHEKEQIGFSLKKELYHRENRVAALRSRLRDKERRFLEEVKRRSHRVTILNTELQKQTEAAAYLSFQLHTAQQKLHSAHQSCQATCASPAITVPRQSNHEVKVKNRIYRNSNAGKQALADLPCTSMSSDSFLREPVCNLDDIEPMPDPALFLYPKTFVHTSRQRPEAKSHKTMSGHNYADRRLATQWPEGLSTQDDDTPSTIPIVKAKLPRTERGKRRAVARQELRDSE